A portion of the Doryrhamphus excisus isolate RoL2022-K1 chromosome 20, RoL_Dexc_1.0, whole genome shotgun sequence genome contains these proteins:
- the washc2c gene encoding WASH complex subunit 2 isoform X2 translates to MNGMPDGMANGPNGSDHIGKDAQVWERPWSLEEIRHSSANWSLAADSGLLLFLQDFSQRMLSKTHEIEKQLDSLIRDTKATDSSLHSVFNDFLMLSNTQFIENRVYDDEVEEPIPKTDAVEKQPEQKTREQKEAELIPKMQEAVNYGLKVLESAFEHLDIKAGNSDSEDEEANDRGGAILEPKDLYVDRPLPFLIGSQAFMEQDDVGLGDLSSDEMSVDSERDSVIESDDGKDADNSDDEFMQETDDGLHSMKKKSSMLSYEEDEDDDEDSDIFGESDKDEDDAKSTGPPTFADELAARIKSELVSKPTGDRASLSSKKKAKGRKGSKPPNSDAADDDSDDMFKPPKMDDDDFSPFGGKSGLFSGGRGLFDDDDEGDLFSEAPKPKPVSKEEKSVKENIRKNTQTAESSDKHGKKIPPGAVSIFPENSLFNTVDDVTKNSENEAPTSKTHVHSKPSPIPSGGVGGLFDEDYDDDDDFFGGKSQKTSSTAAEEKPKPPKALGLFDEDDEDGDIFSEKYSASTPAQNKKVEETVKPSEKNIPAGAISMFGPGTKSLLNEALMRRQPSTTSEESENSEKNGLVPDAVPTVSQTPKSMTSSLFSDDEDTQVFPTIPKSQSNPDTTSQIKISQHHVSLFDDDDEEDLFASASKSKPQAAKTVTPQPSSAISSSLFSDGEDQWISPKVNVTKQENKTGGMKPSASAPTSLLSVTPSQKSSLFDEDEDDLFAPVKESSQKKPQRVSLLFEEEDDEDDSGSLFGIKPNNTNTADQPRLQQASDAKKKVPEKPSVPEKTTLKAAGTLLSSLESSDSKKKPVGAVSLFGGIDVLANKQTRSMLDEDDNVPPPNIKTQEKVKPNTLSLFDDDDEEDKPALFVTSSKPTARDAPKPVEEQSQAKSTGVFLDEELLFSSTQQKDNDPDVDLFATSDKTTGTKLSSVKPATPSLFSEDEDDDLFSSNKARSPPPRVAEKPSISNDRASLVSPDPESVSDMQKPAPSPVKPKEPSSRIGKLQASLKINPNVLLPGSVPIMPGAVSVLPGLDPSSSSGVSSSSISPSPATTPVGAQTDIEGSVSFDTPLQASTLQSAHKSRVKGSVHRRPQSRVARQQAAQRSIEEQEEIRGGHLSESNPSLSSPDDSSQTPTPQITESNTSLPDTLPSQPQPTQISTKPSLPTSPLSTNAKKQDSRNHSQGKVLPSFEEGDLFGSDSLFGSISFANTPATKPTNTTNVQHRADTEAVKEDKSNLPSIFDDNSDDLFQKVTSTSKAAKVSAFLEDDDDEDIFGVNSMSTSSSNSVIKSSKSFSKQDIFEDDVVTTLPKVRKKDKDKPIDFSLFDDNIDIFADLTDSFTPKQKTRTKGATTSIFDDDTDDIFTPSTVKTATKAPPKSKIPPPSQESSTASHSSNIFDDPLNALGSN, encoded by the exons TCAAAGAATGCTGTCCAAGACGCATGAGATAGAAAAGCAGTTGGACAGTTTGATCCGAGACACCAAGGCCACAGACAGCAGCTTGCACTCGGTCTTCAATGACTTCCTTATGCTCTCCAATACACAGTTCATAGAAAAC AGAGTTTATGACGACGAGGTAGAGGAGCCCATTCCAAAGACGGATGCTGTGGAGAAGCAGCCTGAACAG AAAACTCGAGAGCAGAAGGAAGCCGAGTTGATCCCTAAGATGCAGGAAGCAGTGAATTACGGTTTAAAAGTGCTGGAGTCGGCCTTTGAGCACCTGGACATCAAAGCGGGAAACTCTGACTCAGAGGATGAGGAGGCTAACGACCGAGGCGGAGCAATACTGGAACCCAAG GATCTCTACGTGGATAGACCTCTTCCTTTCCTGATTGGCTCCCAGGCTTTCATGGAACAAGATGACGTTGGCCTTGGTGACCTGTCTAGTGATG AAATGTCAGTGGACAGCGAGAGAGACAGTGTCATTGAAAGCGATGATGGCAAAGATGCAGAT AATTCAGATGATGAGTTTATGCAGGAGACGGATGATGGCCTCCATAGTATGAAGAAG AAATCATCTATGTTGAGTTatgaggaggatgaagacgacGATGAAGATTCTGATATATTTGGAGAGTCGGACAAGGATGAAGATGATGCAAAG AGCACAGGCCCACCAACCTTTGCTGACGAGCTGGCCGCCAGGATCAAAAGTGAACTGGTTAGCAAACCAACAGGAGATCGAGCCT CATTATCATCAAAGAAGAAAGCTAAAGGCAGAAAAGGGTCAAAGCCTCCAAACTCAGATG CTGCTGACGACGACAGTGATGACATGTTTAAACCTCCaaagatggatgatgatgacttCTCCCCATTTGGAGGCAAAAGTGGTCTCTTCAGTGGGGGGAGAGGCCTCTTTGACGATGACGATGAG GGTGATTTGTTCTCTGAGGCACCAAAACCCAAACCTGTGTCCAAAGAAGAGAAGTctgtgaaggaaaacatcagAAAAAACACTCAAACTGCAG AATCCTCTGACAAACATGGCAAGAAAATTCCACCTGGTGCCGTTTCGATATTTCCAG AAAACAGCCTTTTTAATACAGTGGATGACGTGACGAAGAACAGTGAAAATGAAGCTCCAACAAGTAAGACCCATGTCCACTCCAAACCGAGTCCTATCCCATCTGGAGGTGTAGGAGGGTTGTTTGATGAAgattatgatgatgacgacgacttttttggtggaaaaagccaaaaaacatCTTCCACCG CTGCAGAGGAAAAACCCAAACCTCCAAAAGCCCTTGGACTTTTTGATGAAGACGACGAGGATGGTGACATATTTAGTGAAAAGTACAGTGCCTCAACCCCAgctcaaaacaagaaggtggaaGAGACGGTCAAGCCATCAGAGAAGAAT ATTCCTGCAGGGGCCATCTCTATGTTTGGTCCCGGGACTAAAAGCTTACTGAATGAGGCCCTGATGAGACGTCAGCCGTCCACCACCAGTGAGGAGTCTGAAAACTCGGAAAAG AATGGGCTGGTTCCAGATGCTGTACCAACTGTCAGTCAGACCCCAAAATCCATGACAAGTAGCCTTTTCTCAGATGATGAAGACACACAG GTATTTCCAACTATTCCCAAGAGTCAGTCCAATCCTGACACAACAAGCCAGATCAAAATCAGCCAGCATCATGTGTCGttatttgatgatgatgatgaagag GATCTATTTGCGTCTGCATCAAAATCTAAACCTCAGGCAGCTAAAACCGTCACACCACAGCCCAGTTCAGCTATCTCTAGCTCTCTTTTTAGTGATGGTGAG GACCAATGGATAAGCCCCAAAGTGAATGTCACCAAGCAGGAGAATAAGACGGGTGGAATGAAACCAAGTGCCAGTGCCCCCACCAGCCTCTTGAGTGTCACACCATCGCAGAAAAGCAGCCTAtttgatgaagatgaggatgacCTGTTTGCTCCAGTAAAAGAATCAAG tcagaagaaaCCACAGAGGGTTTCTCTTTTGtttgaggaagaggatgatgaagatgatagCGGCTCGCTGTTTGGGATTAAACcgaacaacacaaacacagcagatCAA CCCAGATTGCAACAGGCATCGGATGCTAAGAAGAAGGTGCCGGAGAAACCGTCAGTGCCGGAGAAAACGACATTAAAGGCCGCTGGGACGCTACTGTCATCACTTGAGAGCAGTGATAGTAAAAAGAAGCCTGTTGGAGCCGTCAGCCTGTTTGGGGGCATTGACGTTCTTGCCAACAAGCAAACAAGAAGCATGTTGGATGAAGATGATAACGTCCCGCCACCAAACATTAAGACGCAGGAGAAAGTCAAACCAAATACTCTCAGTctgtttgatgatgatgacgaagaGGACAAGCCTGCTCTATTTGTCACCTCCAGTAAACCTACAGCCAGAGATGCTCCAAAG CCTGTTGAGGAGCAATCGCAGGCAAAAAGCACCGGTGTGTTCCTGGATGAGGAGCTGTTGTTTAGTTCCACCCAGCAGAAGGACAATGATCCAGATGTTGACCTATTTGCCACCTCGGACAAAACGACA GGCACAAAGCTCAGCTCAGTGAAGCCGGCGACACCAAGTCTATTCTCAGAGGATGAGGACGATGACCTCTTCAGTTCCAACAAGGCCAGAAGTCCTCCCCCG AGAGTTGCAGAGAAACCCAGTATATCTAATGACAGAGCATCGCTCGTCAGTCCAGATCCTGAATCCGTTTCAGATATGCAG AAACCTGCACCAAGCCCTGTAAAACCTAAAGAGCCGTCATCAAGGATTGGCAAACTtcaa GCAAGTCTGAAGATCAACCCCAATGTGTTGCTCCCTGGTTCAGTCCCCATTATGCCTGGGGCTGTGAGCGTGCTCCCTGGTCTGGATCCCAGTTCGTCTTCTGGGGTATCCAGCTCTAGTATTAGCCCCAGCCCTGCTACAACTCCTGTTGGAGCCCAGACCGACATTGAAGGGTCAGTGAGCTTCGACACGCCTCTCCAGGCTTCCACTTTGCAGAGTGCACACAAG AGTCGCGTCAAAGGTTCTGTACATCGAAGACCTCAGTCCAGAGTAGCAAGACAGCAAGCTGCTCAAAGATCCATAGAGGAGCAAGAAGAGATCCGTGGTGGACACCTCTCTGAGTCTAACCCCAGTTTGTCATCTCCAGACGACTCAAGCCAGACTCCCACTCCTCAGATTACAGAATCAAACACATCCTTGCCTGACACTCTACCGTCTCAACCTCAACCAACTCAAATCTCCACCAAGCCCTCTCTCCCAACATCACCTCTATCCACAAATGCAAAGAAGCAAGACTCTCGTAACCACAGCCAAGGCAAAGTGTTGCCTTCCTTTGAGGAGGGCGACCTTTTTGGTTCTGACAGCCTTTTTGGATCCATCTCTTTCGCAAATACTCCTGCCACCAAACCCACAAACACCACTAACGTCCAACATCGTGCAGACACTGAAGCAGTCAAGGAAGATAAAAGCAATCTCCCATCTATTTTTGATGACAACAGTGATGACCTCTTCCAAAAGGTGACATCAACTTCGAAGGCAGCCAAGGTTTCAGCCTTTTTAGAAGATGACGACGATGAGGACATCTTTGGAGTAAACTCAATGTCCACGTCCTCCAGTAATAGCGTCATCAAGAGTAGCAAAAGCTTTTCAAAGCAGGACATTTTTGAG GATGACGTAGTAACCACTTTGCCAAAAGTCCGCAAGAAGGACAAAGACAAGCCCATTGATTTCAGCCTGTTTGATGACAACATTGACATCTTTGCTGACCTGACAGACTCTTTTACACCAAAACAGAAGACGAGGACAAAGGGAGCAACCACGTCCATATTTGATGACGACACAG ATGATATCTTCACACCAAGCACAGTCAAAACTGCCACAAAGGCTCCGCCCAAGTCAAAGATTCCGCCCCCCTCCCAGGAGAGCAGCACAGCATCACACTCAAGCAACATATTTGATGATCCACTTAATGCTCTTGGTAGCAATTGA
- the washc2c gene encoding WASH complex subunit 2 isoform X6, giving the protein MNGMPDGMANGPNGSDHIGKDAQVWERPWSLEEIRHSSANWSLAADSGLLLFLQDFSQRMLSKTHEIEKQLDSLIRDTKATDSSLHSVFNDFLMLSNTQFIENRVYDDEVEEPIPKTDAVEKQPEQKTREQKEAELIPKMQEAVNYGLKVLESAFEHLDIKAGNSDSEDEEANDRGGAILEPKDLYVDRPLPFLIGSQAFMEQDDVGLGDLSSDEMSVDSERDSVIESDDGKDADNSDDEFMQETDDGLHSMKKKSSMLSYEEDEDDDEDSDIFGESDKDEDDAKSTGPPTFADELAARIKSELVSKPTGDRASAADDDSDDMFKPPKMDDDDFSPFGGKSGLFSGGRGLFDDDDEGDLFSEAPKPKPVSKEEKSVKENIRKNTQTAESSDKHGKKIPPGAVSIFPENSLFNTVDDVTKNSENEAPTSKTHVHSKPSPIPSGGVGGLFDEDYDDDDDFFGGKSQKTSSTAAEEKPKPPKALGLFDEDDEDGDIFSEKYSASTPAQNKKVEETVKPSEKNIPAGAISMFGPGTKSLLNEALMRRQPSTTSEESENSEKNGLVPDAVPTVSQTPKSMTSSLFSDDEDTQVFPTIPKSQSNPDTTSQIKISQHHVSLFDDDDEEDLFASASKSKPQAAKTVTPQPSSAISSSLFSDGEDQWISPKVNVTKQENKTGGMKPSASAPTSLLSVTPSQKSSLFDEDEDDLFAPVKESSQKKPQRVSLLFEEEDDEDDSGSLFGIKPNNTNTADQPRLQQASDAKKKVPEKPSVPEKTTLKAAGTLLSSLESSDSKKKPVGAVSLFGGIDVLANKQTRSMLDEDDNVPPPNIKTQEKVKPNTLSLFDDDDEEDKPALFVTSSKPTARDAPKPVEEQSQAKSTGVFLDEELLFSSTQQKDNDPDVDLFATSDKTTGTKLSSVKPATPSLFSEDEDDDLFSSNKARSPPPRVAEKPSISNDRASLVSPDPESVSDMQKPAPSPVKPKEPSSRIGKLQASLKINPNVLLPGSVPIMPGAVSVLPGLDPSSSSGVSSSSISPSPATTPVGAQTDIEGSVSFDTPLQASTLQSAHKSRVKGSVHRRPQSRVARQQAAQRSIEEQEEIRGGHLSESNPSLSSPDDSSQTPTPQITESNTSLPDTLPSQPQPTQISTKPSLPTSPLSTNAKKQDSRNHSQGKVLPSFEEGDLFGSDSLFGSISFANTPATKPTNTTNVQHRADTEAVKEDKSNLPSIFDDNSDDLFQKVTSTSKAAKVSAFLEDDDDEDIFGVNSMSTSSSNSVIKSSKSFSKQDIFEDDVVTTLPKVRKKDKDKPIDFSLFDDNIDIFADLTDSFTPKQKTRTKGATTSIFDDDTDDIFTPSTVKTATKAPPKSKIPPPSQESSTASHSSNIFDDPLNALGSN; this is encoded by the exons TCAAAGAATGCTGTCCAAGACGCATGAGATAGAAAAGCAGTTGGACAGTTTGATCCGAGACACCAAGGCCACAGACAGCAGCTTGCACTCGGTCTTCAATGACTTCCTTATGCTCTCCAATACACAGTTCATAGAAAAC AGAGTTTATGACGACGAGGTAGAGGAGCCCATTCCAAAGACGGATGCTGTGGAGAAGCAGCCTGAACAG AAAACTCGAGAGCAGAAGGAAGCCGAGTTGATCCCTAAGATGCAGGAAGCAGTGAATTACGGTTTAAAAGTGCTGGAGTCGGCCTTTGAGCACCTGGACATCAAAGCGGGAAACTCTGACTCAGAGGATGAGGAGGCTAACGACCGAGGCGGAGCAATACTGGAACCCAAG GATCTCTACGTGGATAGACCTCTTCCTTTCCTGATTGGCTCCCAGGCTTTCATGGAACAAGATGACGTTGGCCTTGGTGACCTGTCTAGTGATG AAATGTCAGTGGACAGCGAGAGAGACAGTGTCATTGAAAGCGATGATGGCAAAGATGCAGAT AATTCAGATGATGAGTTTATGCAGGAGACGGATGATGGCCTCCATAGTATGAAGAAG AAATCATCTATGTTGAGTTatgaggaggatgaagacgacGATGAAGATTCTGATATATTTGGAGAGTCGGACAAGGATGAAGATGATGCAAAG AGCACAGGCCCACCAACCTTTGCTGACGAGCTGGCCGCCAGGATCAAAAGTGAACTGGTTAGCAAACCAACAGGAGATCGAGCCT CAGCTGCTGACGACGACAGTGATGACATGTTTAAACCTCCaaagatggatgatgatgacttCTCCCCATTTGGAGGCAAAAGTGGTCTCTTCAGTGGGGGGAGAGGCCTCTTTGACGATGACGATGAG GGTGATTTGTTCTCTGAGGCACCAAAACCCAAACCTGTGTCCAAAGAAGAGAAGTctgtgaaggaaaacatcagAAAAAACACTCAAACTGCAG AATCCTCTGACAAACATGGCAAGAAAATTCCACCTGGTGCCGTTTCGATATTTCCAG AAAACAGCCTTTTTAATACAGTGGATGACGTGACGAAGAACAGTGAAAATGAAGCTCCAACAAGTAAGACCCATGTCCACTCCAAACCGAGTCCTATCCCATCTGGAGGTGTAGGAGGGTTGTTTGATGAAgattatgatgatgacgacgacttttttggtggaaaaagccaaaaaacatCTTCCACCG CTGCAGAGGAAAAACCCAAACCTCCAAAAGCCCTTGGACTTTTTGATGAAGACGACGAGGATGGTGACATATTTAGTGAAAAGTACAGTGCCTCAACCCCAgctcaaaacaagaaggtggaaGAGACGGTCAAGCCATCAGAGAAGAAT ATTCCTGCAGGGGCCATCTCTATGTTTGGTCCCGGGACTAAAAGCTTACTGAATGAGGCCCTGATGAGACGTCAGCCGTCCACCACCAGTGAGGAGTCTGAAAACTCGGAAAAG AATGGGCTGGTTCCAGATGCTGTACCAACTGTCAGTCAGACCCCAAAATCCATGACAAGTAGCCTTTTCTCAGATGATGAAGACACACAG GTATTTCCAACTATTCCCAAGAGTCAGTCCAATCCTGACACAACAAGCCAGATCAAAATCAGCCAGCATCATGTGTCGttatttgatgatgatgatgaagag GATCTATTTGCGTCTGCATCAAAATCTAAACCTCAGGCAGCTAAAACCGTCACACCACAGCCCAGTTCAGCTATCTCTAGCTCTCTTTTTAGTGATGGTGAG GACCAATGGATAAGCCCCAAAGTGAATGTCACCAAGCAGGAGAATAAGACGGGTGGAATGAAACCAAGTGCCAGTGCCCCCACCAGCCTCTTGAGTGTCACACCATCGCAGAAAAGCAGCCTAtttgatgaagatgaggatgacCTGTTTGCTCCAGTAAAAGAATCAAG tcagaagaaaCCACAGAGGGTTTCTCTTTTGtttgaggaagaggatgatgaagatgatagCGGCTCGCTGTTTGGGATTAAACcgaacaacacaaacacagcagatCAA CCCAGATTGCAACAGGCATCGGATGCTAAGAAGAAGGTGCCGGAGAAACCGTCAGTGCCGGAGAAAACGACATTAAAGGCCGCTGGGACGCTACTGTCATCACTTGAGAGCAGTGATAGTAAAAAGAAGCCTGTTGGAGCCGTCAGCCTGTTTGGGGGCATTGACGTTCTTGCCAACAAGCAAACAAGAAGCATGTTGGATGAAGATGATAACGTCCCGCCACCAAACATTAAGACGCAGGAGAAAGTCAAACCAAATACTCTCAGTctgtttgatgatgatgacgaagaGGACAAGCCTGCTCTATTTGTCACCTCCAGTAAACCTACAGCCAGAGATGCTCCAAAG CCTGTTGAGGAGCAATCGCAGGCAAAAAGCACCGGTGTGTTCCTGGATGAGGAGCTGTTGTTTAGTTCCACCCAGCAGAAGGACAATGATCCAGATGTTGACCTATTTGCCACCTCGGACAAAACGACA GGCACAAAGCTCAGCTCAGTGAAGCCGGCGACACCAAGTCTATTCTCAGAGGATGAGGACGATGACCTCTTCAGTTCCAACAAGGCCAGAAGTCCTCCCCCG AGAGTTGCAGAGAAACCCAGTATATCTAATGACAGAGCATCGCTCGTCAGTCCAGATCCTGAATCCGTTTCAGATATGCAG AAACCTGCACCAAGCCCTGTAAAACCTAAAGAGCCGTCATCAAGGATTGGCAAACTtcaa GCAAGTCTGAAGATCAACCCCAATGTGTTGCTCCCTGGTTCAGTCCCCATTATGCCTGGGGCTGTGAGCGTGCTCCCTGGTCTGGATCCCAGTTCGTCTTCTGGGGTATCCAGCTCTAGTATTAGCCCCAGCCCTGCTACAACTCCTGTTGGAGCCCAGACCGACATTGAAGGGTCAGTGAGCTTCGACACGCCTCTCCAGGCTTCCACTTTGCAGAGTGCACACAAG AGTCGCGTCAAAGGTTCTGTACATCGAAGACCTCAGTCCAGAGTAGCAAGACAGCAAGCTGCTCAAAGATCCATAGAGGAGCAAGAAGAGATCCGTGGTGGACACCTCTCTGAGTCTAACCCCAGTTTGTCATCTCCAGACGACTCAAGCCAGACTCCCACTCCTCAGATTACAGAATCAAACACATCCTTGCCTGACACTCTACCGTCTCAACCTCAACCAACTCAAATCTCCACCAAGCCCTCTCTCCCAACATCACCTCTATCCACAAATGCAAAGAAGCAAGACTCTCGTAACCACAGCCAAGGCAAAGTGTTGCCTTCCTTTGAGGAGGGCGACCTTTTTGGTTCTGACAGCCTTTTTGGATCCATCTCTTTCGCAAATACTCCTGCCACCAAACCCACAAACACCACTAACGTCCAACATCGTGCAGACACTGAAGCAGTCAAGGAAGATAAAAGCAATCTCCCATCTATTTTTGATGACAACAGTGATGACCTCTTCCAAAAGGTGACATCAACTTCGAAGGCAGCCAAGGTTTCAGCCTTTTTAGAAGATGACGACGATGAGGACATCTTTGGAGTAAACTCAATGTCCACGTCCTCCAGTAATAGCGTCATCAAGAGTAGCAAAAGCTTTTCAAAGCAGGACATTTTTGAG GATGACGTAGTAACCACTTTGCCAAAAGTCCGCAAGAAGGACAAAGACAAGCCCATTGATTTCAGCCTGTTTGATGACAACATTGACATCTTTGCTGACCTGACAGACTCTTTTACACCAAAACAGAAGACGAGGACAAAGGGAGCAACCACGTCCATATTTGATGACGACACAG ATGATATCTTCACACCAAGCACAGTCAAAACTGCCACAAAGGCTCCGCCCAAGTCAAAGATTCCGCCCCCCTCCCAGGAGAGCAGCACAGCATCACACTCAAGCAACATATTTGATGATCCACTTAATGCTCTTGGTAGCAATTGA